The Candidatus Dormiibacterota bacterium DNA segment GTCGTCATCGCGCGGGACCTGCTCCAGGGCTAGTCGGGGCCGATGTGACGGCGCTGTGACAGCGCCGTCAGGATGCCCGTGCGAGTGCGCTACCCTGGGATCGAGCCGGGGGTGAAACAAACGGGCGGCCTCCGGCGTTTGGCAGAGAGTACGGCGTGCCGGCGGGAACCGGTGCGACCCACCGCCCGCGTGGCCGTCACGGCCCCAGCCGCACCTCCCAGACGTCCCTCTCATGGCAAGTACCACGCGCCGGCGACGGCGCTCGAGCTATGACCTCGTCCCCACCTGGGTCACCCGTGGCCGGGTGCTGCTCGCCTGCGTCGTGCTGGTGATCGGCCTGGTGGGGGGCTACGGGGCGCGCCTGGTGTTCTCGCTCGCCCATCTCTTCGGCGAGAGCCCGATCTCGGTGATCACCGACATCCTCCACCACGGCTCGGGCGGCTCCGGCGTCGTGGCCAACAGGTTCGCGAACGGCCAGCGGGTGAACATCGCCCTCTACGGCTACGGCGGCAACGGCCACGACGGCGCCTACCTCTCCGACTCGATCATGGTGGTCTCGATCCAGCCGCGCGGCCAGGGGAACACGCCGCAGATCGCGGAGATCAGCATCCCCCGCGACCTGTTCGTGCCGATCCCCGTCGGCGGATCCCAGAAGACCTACTACGCGCGGGTCAACGAGGCCTACTCGATCGGGCAGGCCGGGCTGCCGGTCTCGTCCGCCGACTTCAGCGGCGACCACGGTGGCGGGAGCCTCGCCAACGCCACCCTCTCGAAGATCCTGGGGATCCCGATCGACCACTTCGTGGGCCTCGACTTCACCGCCTTCAAGTCGGCGGTCGACTCGGTGGGGGGCGTCGACATCAACGTCGAGCACACCTTCACCGACACCAACTACCCCCGCGGCGAGTGCGACGACCCAAAGCATCCCGACTGCGCGGTCGAGACCGTGCACTTCAACGCCGGCCCTCAGCACATGGACGGCGCAACCGCGCTGATCTTCGCCCGTTCCCGCGAGTCCGCCGATCCGCTCGAGGGCACCAACTTCGCCCGCAACAAGAGGCAGCAGCTGGTCCTCGCCGCCCTCAAGCAGCGGGTGCTGAGCGCCGGCGGGCTGGGCAACCTCCCCGACCTGCTCAACAGCCTCGGCGACCACGTCAAGACCGACCTGCCCCTCGGTGACGCGCTCGCCCTCTACGACCTGGTCAAGGGCGTCGACACCACCAGGTTCGAGCACGTGAGCGTCGACGCCGGCAACTTCATCTACGACTGCGGGCCGCCCTACGGCACCGCCTCCTGCCCGGCGGCATACGAGTACCCGTACGACCGCAGCTTCGGCACCCTGCAGCACTTCGCCCAGAACATCTTCCCGCCCACCGGGGCGATCGCCGAGCACGCGCCGGTGTCCGTGGTCGACGGCAGCGGTCGCGGCTCGGGCGCGTCGAAGCGGTGGGCGTCGCTGTTCTCGAGCGCCGGCCTCGCCGCCACCGACGGCGGGGCGGCGAAGGTCAGCCCCACCACCCACGTGATCGACTCCAGCGGGGGCAGGGACACGGGGACCGCGCTCTGGCTTGCCCGCTTCTTCGGTGTCCAGGTGGAGACGCCCGCGCCGGCCAGCGCCGCGGCCTCCGCCACCGGCGCGACCGGCGCCGCCGCCCCCGGCGGGGTGACCCTCGTGCTCGGCCAGGAGGAGGAGCGGGCGTTCTACGGGTCGGGCAGCTCGCCCAGCGCCTACGCGGGCCAGTACAGCGGCGCCTCCGCGCCGGGCACCGGCACCGGCGTCACCGCCCCGCGCCGGGCCACCGCGCCGCCGGCCACGGCCAGGCCGGTCACGCCGCCCCCGGCGACCTCCGCGGCAACCCCGGGCGACAGCTCGGGTGGCCTCCTGCCGCCGCTCGTCTCCAGCACCGACGCCCCGTCCCCGCGGCCCTCGCCGCGCCCCACCCCCACCCCCAGGGGCCACCCCAGGCCCAGCCCGTCGCCGACTCCCTGAGGGAGGCGTCAGCCGGCTGAGAGCGAGGCCAGGGAGGGCGCGGGCGCGCCTCCGGCCGCCGGCCGGCCCATCCGGAACAGCAGCCGGTCTGCGAGCCGCGCCGGGGCGAAGAGCAGGGGCTCGCTGAGCGGCCAGACCCCGCACCGCGACTCGGTGGACCCCGACGCCTCGAGGATGCCGTTGACGGCGCGGCGGGCCGCCTCGTTGGCCGCCTCCATCGTGGCCAGGTCGGTGTGGGTGCGCACGTAGTCGGAGGCCAGGAAGAGGTTGTCGATGGC contains these protein-coding regions:
- a CDS encoding LCP family protein, yielding MASTTRRRRRSSYDLVPTWVTRGRVLLACVVLVIGLVGGYGARLVFSLAHLFGESPISVITDILHHGSGGSGVVANRFANGQRVNIALYGYGGNGHDGAYLSDSIMVVSIQPRGQGNTPQIAEISIPRDLFVPIPVGGSQKTYYARVNEAYSIGQAGLPVSSADFSGDHGGGSLANATLSKILGIPIDHFVGLDFTAFKSAVDSVGGVDINVEHTFTDTNYPRGECDDPKHPDCAVETVHFNAGPQHMDGATALIFARSRESADPLEGTNFARNKRQQLVLAALKQRVLSAGGLGNLPDLLNSLGDHVKTDLPLGDALALYDLVKGVDTTRFEHVSVDAGNFIYDCGPPYGTASCPAAYEYPYDRSFGTLQHFAQNIFPPTGAIAEHAPVSVVDGSGRGSGASKRWASLFSSAGLAATDGGAAKVSPTTHVIDSSGGRDTGTALWLARFFGVQVETPAPASAAASATGATGAAAPGGVTLVLGQEEERAFYGSGSSPSAYAGQYSGASAPGTGTGVTAPRRATAPPATARPVTPPPATSAATPGDSSGGLLPPLVSSTDAPSPRPSPRPTPTPRGHPRPSPSPTP